The Helianthus annuus cultivar XRQ/B chromosome 16, HanXRQr2.0-SUNRISE, whole genome shotgun sequence genome includes a window with the following:
- the LOC110918289 gene encoding probable glutathione S-transferase parC — MGKDDVKLLTMWASPFCMRVKVALAEKEIAYEEIQENDLLTCKSDLLLTSNPVHKQVPVLFHDDKPICESTNIITYLDEAFPAKPLFPECAYGRSRARFWADYIDRKVHPAGRAIWSTKEKDEVEAAKNNFLEIMKYLDGTLGDKDYFNGDKFGFVDILLIGLTTWFPAYEKYGDFKLEDHYPKLAAWITRSWARETVSESLTSPEKITNIVIMLRKMHGLE; from the exons ATGGGGAAGGATGATGTTAAGCTTTTGACCATGTGGGCTAGCCCATTTTGCATGAGGGTCAAGGTTGCTTTGGCTGAGAAAGAAATTGCTTATGAAGAGATTCAAGAGAATGATTTGCTGACTTGTAAGAGTGATTTGTTGCTTACATCCAACCCGGTCCACAAGCAAGTGCCTGTCCTCTTTCATGACGACAAGCCGATTTGTGAATCCACCAACATTATCACCTACCTCGATGAAGCTTTTCCTGCCAAACCGTTGTTCCCAGAGTGTGCGTATGGGAGATCCCGAGCTAGGTTTTGGGCTGACTACATTGACCGCAAG GTCCATCCGGCGGGTCGTGCCATTTGGAGCACAAAAGAAAAGGATGAAGTAGAAGCTGCTAAGAACAATTTCCTCGAGATCATGAAGTATTTGGATGGAACATTGGGTGATAAAGATTACTTCAATGGAGACAAATTTGGGTTTGTTGACATACTTCTCATTGGTCTAACCACATGGTTCCCAGCTTATGAAAAGTATGGCGACTTCAAGTTGGAGGATCACTACCCAAAACTGGCAGCATGGATCACGCGATCATGGGCTAGAGAAACCGTTTCTGAATCTTTAACTAGTCCGGAAAAGATCACAAACATTGTTATAATGCTGAGGAAGATGCATGGTTTGGAGTAA
- the LOC110915609 gene encoding autophagy protein 5, which translates to METEAQKYVWDGAIPLQIHLHDSEVTTLPPPSPALILAPRIGYLPLLSSQLKPFFSDALPPGVDTIWFDYKGLPLKWYIPTGVLFDLLCAEPERPWNLTVHFRGYPGHILIPCDGEDSVKWSYINSLKEAAYIIHGSSKNVMNMSHPDQVELWRSVMNGKLETYNRISSKLKLGIIGDEFSGKPNPSPLKGQQSVNETEATAARKASRVPVRLYLWIVDKDFDDLEEAPNFDRWDQVSYINRPVEFYTEGKYFTLLDAVKSILPEFYPGSLNTTKAESKDEPGIEPENESHPVIKLLRIQGIEPKMEIPFSWVVNNLMNPDYFLHICLYIQAPKPIGT; encoded by the exons ATGGAAACAGAAGCTCAAAAGTACGTGTGGGACGGTGCAATTCCGCTGCAAATCCACCTTCACGACTCCGAAGTCACCACTCTTCCGCCCCCCTCACCTGCGCTG ATCCTAGCTCCACGAATAGGGTACCTACCTCTATTATCTTCACAACTCAAGCCATTCTTCAGTGATGCACTTCCTCCTGGAGTAGACACTATCTGGTTTGACTACAAAGGACTGCCTCTTAAATG GTACATACCAACAGGTGTCCTTTTTGATCTTCTTTGTGCTGAACCAGAAAGACCTTGGAATTTGACG GTACATTTCAGAGGATACCCTGGACATATTTTAATTCCTTGTGACGGAGAAGATAGTGTGAAATGGAGTTATATAAATTCATTAAAAGAG GCCGCATATATAATTCATGGAAGCAGCAAGAATGTTATGAACATGTCTCATCCTGATCAAGTTGAGCTGTGGCGTTCTGTTATGAACG GTAAACTTGAGACATACAATCGTATTTCATCTAAGCTAAAACTTGGAATAATTGGAGACGAATTTTCTGGAAAACCGAACCCATCTCCTTTGAAAGGTCAGCAGAGTGTTAATGAGACAGAGGCAACTGCAGCACGGAAAGCAA GTAGAGTCCCTGTTCGCTTGTATCTCTGGATTGTCGATAAAGATTTTGACGATTTAGAAGAAGCACCAAATTTTGATAGGTGGGACCAAGTTTCTTACATAAACCGGCCTGTGGAATTTTACACagaag GAAAGTATTTCACTTTGCTTGATGCGGTAAAATCAATTCTGCCAGAATTTTATCCGGGTTCGTTAAACACAACAAAAGCTGAAAGCAAGGACGAGCCAGGAATTGAACCCGAAAACGAAAGTCATCCTGTCATAAAATTGCTTCGAATTCAAGGCATTGAACCCAAAATGGAAATTCCATTTTCTTGGGTGGTCAACAACTTGATGAACCCTGATTACTTCCTTCATATCTGCCTCTACATCCAGGCTCCCAAACCGATTGGTACATGA